A stretch of the Lepus europaeus isolate LE1 unplaced genomic scaffold, mLepTim1.pri SCAFFOLD_3_1, whole genome shotgun sequence genome encodes the following:
- the LOC133755090 gene encoding zinc finger protein 271-like produces the protein MLETYSSLFSLGHCITKPDLIFKLEQGEEPWMVDKCLNQSLSVVMKRDDLVRINQESQDTNLNQDFMKNNKTSAHKRIELRKTLSLNSSHIPTLIIKKGIYSGLKPEECNNCHTVYPPSGPDQLQAGEKFDTTTIPGKSLQFCEPLNQHDNIHIMKQPFGPTGQAKVFTRKMFWKSERVPMAENCNKSTVTFGKATQIEKAIHENYSLNMHQQTHTRKKFYKYISYVEPVIHQSHLAINQRLNTREKLYTSFGQKSVLRKCEQIHTAEKPHESSDCGKAFTQRSYLINHQRIHTGEKLYKCLHCGRGFLWKSVLIVHQRICTGEKPYECNVCGKAFGQKSDLIIHQQIHTENNPHECNDCGKAFGRKSHLIIHQRIHREEQLHKCNDCGKAFGRKSYLILHQRIHTGEKPHECNDCGKAFGRKSQLLIHQRIHTGEKPHKCNDCGKAFARKSDLIVHQRIHTGQKPHECYDCGKAFGRKSNLMKHQRIHTGQKPHKCNDCGKAFGHKSHLIIHQQIHTGEKPHECNDCGKAFGRKSHLIIHQRIHTGEKPHECNDCGKAFGRKSQLLIHQRIHTGEKPHKCNDCGKAFARKSDLIVHQRIHTGQKPHECNDCGKAFGRKSNLMKHQRIHTGQKPHECNDCGKAFGQKSDLIKHQRIHTGEKPHKCNDCGKAFGQKSHLIIHQQIHTGQKPHECNDCGKAFGQKSGLIVHQRIHTGQKPHKCNDCGKAFGHKSHLIIHQQIHTGEKAHVCNDCGKAFGRKSHLIIHQRIHTGEKPHECNDCGKAFGQKSDLIKHQRIHTGEKPHKCNDCGKAFGQKSHLIIHQQIHTGQKPHECNDCGKAFGQKSGLIVHQRIHTGQKPHECNDCGKAFGQKSGLIVHQRIHTGQKPHKCNDCGKAFGQMSDLINHQRIHTGEKPHKCNDCGKAFGRKSDLINHQRIHTGEKPHECNDCGKAFGRKSQLLIHQRIHTGQKPHKCNTVDKHLEESHTSYHTGEFTQGRNPMKFSSHCASSNSYGGKHFGYNAYGKAFIHK, from the exons tggtcATGAAAAGGGATGACCTGGTTAGGATCAACCAGGAAAGTCAGGACACAAATCTGAATcaggattttatgaaaaataacaagacatcagCTCACAAGAGAATTGAATTAAGAAAAACCCTTAGTTTAAATTCAAGCCATATTCCAACACTGATTATTAAAAAGGGAATCTATTCAGGATTGAAGCCTGAGGAATGCAATAACTGTCACACTGTGTATCCTCCCAGTGGGCCTGATCAACTACaggctggagagaaatttgataCCACTACAATACCTGGAAAatctctccagttctgtgagcctcTTAATCAGCATGACAATATTCACAtcatgaagcagccatttggacccACTGGACAAGCAAAAGTCTTCACAAGAAAGATGTTCTGGAAATCTGAGAGGGTTCCTATGGCAGAAAACTGTAATAAATCAACTGTCACTTTTGGAAAAGcaactcaaatagaaaaagctatCCATGAAAATTATAGCCTCAATATGCATCAACAaactcacacaagaaagaaattttataagtacattagCTATGTTGAACCTGTCATTCACCAATCACATCTTGCAATAAATCAGAGACTAAATACAAGGGAAAAACTTTACACAT cctttggacaaaagtcagtccTCAGGAAATGTGAACAAATTCACACAGCAGAGAAACCTCATGAATctagtgactgtggaaaagcctttacacaAAGGTCAtacctcataaaccatcagcgaattcacacaggggagaaactttaTAAATGCCTTCATTGTGGAAGAGGCTTTCTGTGGAAGTCAGTcctcatcgtacaccagagaatttgcacaggggagaaaccctatgaatgtaatgtctgtggaaaagcctttggacaaaagtcagacctcatcatacaccagcaaattcacacagagAATAaccctcatgaatgtaatgactgtggaaaagcatttggacgcaagtcacacctcatcatacatcagcgaattcacagaGAGGAGCAacttcataaatgtaatgactgtggaaaagcatttggaagaaagtcaTACCTCAtattacaccagagaattcatacaggggagaaacctcatgaatgtaatgactgtggaaaagcctttggaagaaagtcacagctcctcatacatcagcgaattcacacaggggagaaacctcataaatgtaatgactgtggaaaagcctttgcacgaaagtcagacctcatcgtacaccagcgaattcacacagggcagaaacctcatgaatgttatgactgtggaaaagcctttggacgcaagtcaaacctcatgaaacatcagcgaattcacacagggcagaaacctcataaatgtaatgactgtggaaaagcatttggacacaagtcacacctcatcatacaccagcaaattcacacaggggagaaacctcatgaatgtaatgactgtggaaaagcatttggaagaaagtcacacctcatcatacaccagagaattcacacaggggagaaacctcatgaatgtaatgactgtggaaaagcctttggaagaaagtcacagctcctcatacatcagcgaattcacacaggggagaaacctcataaatgtaacgactgtggaaaagcctttgcacgaaagtcagacctcatcgtacaccagcgaattcacacagggcagaaacctcatgaatgtaatgactgtggaaaagcctttggacgcaagtcaaacctcatgaaacatcagcgaattcacacagggcagaaacctcatgaatgtaatgactgtggaaaagcttttGGACAAAAATCAGACCTCAtaaaacatcagcgaattcacacaggggagaaacctcataaatgtaatgactgtggaaaagcatttggacaaaagtcacacctcatcatacaccagcaaattcacacagggcagaaacctcatgaatgtaatgactgtggaaaagcctttggacaaaagtcaggcctcatcgtacaccagagaattcacacagggcagaaacctcataaatgtaatgactgtggaaaagcatttggacacaagtcacacctcatcatacaccagcaaattcacacaggggagaaagctCATgtatgtaatgactgtggaaaagcatttggaagaaagtcacacctcatcatacaccagagaattcacacaggggagaaacctcatgaatgtaatgactgtggaaaagcttttGGACAAAAATCAGACCTCAtaaaacatcagcgaattcacacaggggagaaacctcataaatgtaatgactgtggaaaagcatttggacaaaagtcacacctcatcatacaccagcaaattcacacagggcagaaacctcatgaatgtaatgactgtggaaaagcctttggacaaaagtcag GCCTCATcgtacaccagcgaattcacacagggcagaaacctcatgaatgtaatgactgtggaaaagcctttggacaaaagtcaggcctcatcgtacaccagagaattcacacagggcagaaacctcataaatgtaatgactgtggaaaagcctttggacaaatgtcagacctcataaaccatcagcgaattcacacaggggagaaacctcataaatgtaatgactgtggaaaagcatttggaagaaagtcagacctcataaaccatcagcgaattcacacaggtgagaaacctcatgaatgtaatgactgtggaaaagcttttggaagaaagtcacagctcctcatacatcagcgaattcacacagggcagaaacctcataaatgtaatacTGTGGATAagcatttggaagaaagtcacacctcatatcATActggagaattcacacaggggagaaaccccatgAAA TTCAGCTCTCATTGTGCATCATCTAATTCATATGGGGGAAAACACTTTGGCTATAATGCTtatggaaaagcctttatccatAAGTAA